In the Drosophila takahashii strain IR98-3 E-12201 chromosome 3R, DtakHiC1v2, whole genome shotgun sequence genome, one interval contains:
- the LOC108062369 gene encoding putative peptidyl-tRNA hydrolase PTRHD1 — protein MSNIVQYIIVRSDLRSVLSWPLGAVIAQTCHATAAVLHLNSEDADTVAYLKDLDNMHKVVLEAKDEAALVKLSEKLKENEIKHKLWIEQPENIPTCIALKPYIKDSVHKYVKNFKLLK, from the exons atgAGCAATATTGTGCAGTATATTATTGTCCGCAGTGATTTGCGTTCCGTACTTAGTTGGCCCTTGGGGGCGGTGATTGCTCAAACTTGCCACGCCACAGCGGCCGTTTTACACTTAAATTCAGAGGATGCAGACACCGTGGCCTATTTAAAAGATCTGGACAATATGCATAAAGTGGTGCTTGAG GCCAAAGATGAGGCAGCTCTAGTCAAGCTCAGTGAAAAGTTAAAAGAGAACGAAATTAAGCACAAATTGTGGATCGAACAACCTGAGAATATTCCGACCTGTATCGCCCTGAAACCATATATTAAAGACTCTGTTCATAAGTACGTTAAGAACTTCAAGCTTTTAAAGTAG
- the Scp2 gene encoding calexcitin-2, translating into MSISDFRKKKLLFLFNVFFDVNQSGEIDVKDFELAIERVCQLRGWQKDTPKNKETYDLMMEIWTGLRSKADKDNDGQVSVDEWCNMWDAYAKDPSSVMDWQNAYMNFMFDLEDASHDGGIDVTEFTLVCSSYGLEKTECEEAFGKMAQGQSEVTREQFAALWKEYFAAEDVNAPGNYIFGKTSF; encoded by the exons ATGTCGATCTCCGATTTCCGCAAAAAGAAGCTGCTTTTCCTGTTCAATGTGTTCTTCG ATGTGAACCAAAGCGGCGAAATCGACGTTAAGGACTTCGAGCTGGCCATCGAG CGCGTCTGCCAACTGCGCGGCTGGCAGAAGGACACGCCGAAGAACAAGGAGACTTACGACCTGATGATGGAAATCTGGACTGGCCTGCGCTCCAAGGCCGACAAGGACAACGATGGACAG GTCAGCGTCGACGAGTGGTGCAACATGTGGGACGCCTACGCCAAGGATCCCAGCAGCGTGATGGACTGGCAGAACGCCTACATGAACTTCATGTTCGACCTGGAGGACGCCTCGCACGACGGCGGCATCGATGTGACCGAGTTCACGCTGGTCTGCTCCAGCTACGGCCTGGAGAAGACCGAGTGCGAGGAGGCCTTCGGCAAGATGGCCCAGGGCCAGAGCGAGGTGACCCGGGAGCAGTTCGCCGCCTTGTGGAAGGAGTACTTCGCCGCCGAGGACGTGAATGCGCCGGGAAACTACATTTTCGGCAAGACCAGCTTCTAA